ATGTAATTGTACCCTAAATTGGCACTGAGTTTCAACTTGGGCAACAACTTATATGTCAACTTAAAACTCCCCAGGAAATGATTAAAGAGCGCCTGGTACCGCTGCCGGAATTGCCCATAAGGATTTTCAAAAGAGGTATCCTCCCAGTTCAAATCACCGCTTGCCGTAAATAAAGACGGTGCATTCGGCGCTAATAAAACCTTCGGCGTAATGTCGCTTACCGGAAGCTGGTTGTCATTATTCATATAATGTAACCCGATGTCTATATTTGTTTTCTTGTCCTCAGAAACATGCAGCACGGACATATCTGCAGATAAAGTAGTACTGGCAAAATTGTGTGAGAACACAGCAGTTTCCCTTCTATAACCACCGCCAAAACTGAATTGTGTTTGTTGATTACCTCCACTCAAAGTGCCACTGGCATTCAGCACATTTGAATGCCCCCCCAGGAATGTTTTCTGCCAGTCAGTATACCTTGTCGTATCCCACCGGGTCAGATCGTAATCATTCATACCTGGCGTCAGCGTATCATTACGCAAAGCCTCATGCCGCATAGCCAGGTATTGCTGTGTATTCATCAGCTTCAGTCCACGGGTAATTTTTCCCTGACCGGAATACACCATCATATTCAAACTAGTCTTACCCGCAGCTGGTCTTTTTGTTTTAACCAGGATAATACCATTCGCACCCCTGCTACCATAAATAGCGGAAGCATCAGCATCTTTCAAAACATCCACACTTTCAATATTCTCCGGTTGTAGCAATTGCATGGAACTAATACTACCTGCTGCATTTGGCAACTGATTAGGGATAGACATCGCCAGGGGAACACCATCTACAATAAATAAGGGGGAATTGCCATTAGCCATACTATTAATACCCTCCACATTGACGCCTATAAAAGAGCCGGCTATACCCGATCCGGGGCTAACAGTTACACCAGCACTTCTGCCATCCAGCGCCATCAGCGGGTCAGATACGGGTTGCCCCTGGATATCACGCGCCTTTATACCGCTCACCCTTCCCGGGTTAAGTTTCCGGGGAACACTATAATACCCCTTGCTGGAAAAAGGCTCCAGTTCATGATATATGCGCAACAAAATACATTTCAGAAAAACACCCTCACTGCAAACAAAATTCCGGGTTTCATAACCCATATAACTAATCATGACCGTATCCAACATTGTCACGCCTGACAACTTAAATGTTCCATCATTACTCGCAACACTGAACTCCTTACGACTTTTAATAAAAATCGTAGCACCTGGCAGCGGACGATTGGCAGTATCAACAACAATACCCCTTAAGTCACGCAAGGCAGTACTATCAGGTAGCAGACTGCTACCATTCTTTTGAGGGAACGTTCTGCGTTCAATATGCACACTATTGCCCTCGATAGTGAAAGCATAAAGATCCTCATTGAGCATTTTCTTCAAAGCATCTTTTAATGGCATCCGGGAACACTTGAAATAAATAGGTCCTACAGCTTGCGAAATACCCCGGTCAATGGTGAGATTACATCTTGTTTTGGTGTGTATGATTAGTTTTACGGCTGACAGGTATTGCCCCTGCAGATCCAGATCGATCAGTTGCGCTTTTAACTGGTTACAAAATAAAAAACAATAAACAATCGTTAAAATTCCTTTCATGTATTAGGATTTATATCACAATTCATAAAAAAATCCCTCACCCACTAACCCGCACAATACGTAATTGTACATGGCTATTTGTCGATGAGGGATATAGGTAAACATAATGGGGGAAGACCGCTTACTCTACAGTAATGACATTGTTGCGCAGAAGTACATTCACTTTGGTAGATCGTGATATTTCTTTCAGCAATTTCGGAAGTGGTTCTTCTTTGCCATACACAGCATCAAGTGTTGGCACATTCTCCATCCGGCTGGAATCGACACCTACATCATACCATCGCGCCAGTTCTTTCAGCGCAGTTTTTAAAGGGGTTTCATTAAAGACAAATTCATTTTTCCAGGAAATAACACTGTTGGGGTCTACCTGCTTCACTTCAAATCCTGCCGCATTCAGTGTGGACTGATCTCCTGGCTGTAATCGTATTTCCTGGTTTTTATTCCGCGTATTGGTCACCTTTACAGCGCCTTCTACTAATGTAGTAACAACATCTTCTCCATTGTAACTCCTCACATTAAAGTGAGTACCGATTACCTGTAATTGCTGCCCGCTACAACTAACAATAAAAGGCCTGTTCCTGTCAGCGCGCACTTCAAAATAGGCTTCACCTTCCAGGAAGACATTTCTTTCTTTGTCTGTCAGTCCTTTCGGATACCTCAGCTTACTGGCGCCATTCAGATAAACGATACTACCATCAGGCAAAACAGTTTTAAAGTCTTTCTTCTGATGAGTGATCGTCGTATCCTTGTTGGCAGCAGCCATGTTCACATCCCTGACTTTAGTAAAAGGCTGGTAATACACCAGGGCTACAATGCCAATGGCGACAGCTGCAATAGCGGTAGCTACGGCCGCCGGACGAATAATGCTACGGGTCCTGGGTTCATATACAGGCATCCGCCTGTTCTTTTCGGCAATCAATTTTTCCCAATCTTCGGCCTTTGTAGTCATGTCCATTGAAAAGCTTTCCGGAAATTTTCTTTCTTCGAGCACCTTATTCAACCAGGAGTTAACAAGGTTCTCTTCATCCTGCGTACATTGCTGAGCAACGTACCGGGCGAGTAAATTCTCTGCTTCTTGAGGGGTCATCGTTGAGGATTTTTGGTTTTTATAGTGGAATAGTAATACTTATATAGGTCAATTTTTTTTCCGGTCCTTTCTGCTGATGAATGCCAGGATCGAACCATAAATCAGTTTTGAAGCATACCTTATAAGTTGAACAGAATCACGGCCGGTTAAGGATTTTGGACGAACCAGAATGATGCTGCTGATGATAATAAGTAATGCAGGCAGCAGTGCCATTATAAAGATATAGTGGTACCAGCTAAAATGTCCGTTCACCATCATGATCACCATATAAGTGGTAGCAAACATCACGGCCATCCAGAAAATGCCTCTCGTTAATAAATGTCTCATAAAATATTTTTGCCTTCTTAGTTTATATACATTCATTGCATGTCAATCCCCTACCATCCGGCAATACGGTTGATGGCTCATGGCTTGGTTTTGAACGCTATTGAGTTATAATTGGGAAAAATGTCTCTTTACTATGGTATCATTCGTTGTTTAACGACTCATACAACTATATATCGTGAAAAAAGGTATTTAGGGTTACGCCTTCAAAAAATAAATTTATAATTTTAGTAAGTGCCTTAGTAACTGGAGGAAACAGAAGATCAATACCAGCTTTACGATCCTGAGTCGCTTCAGCGCTTTATGAAGCTGGTTCTTTACAGTTTCCGGTGAAATATTAAGCCTGTAGGCAATTTCATCGTTATCCAGTTTTTCTTCCCGGCTCATTACAAATATTTTCCGCATCGCCGCTGGCATCTCAGCTTTTATCTTTTCTATAATCCTGTCAAGCTCTTTTGCGATAATGTCCGAATCTGTACTCCTGTCGGCCGTAGAGTTAGTTTCATAATCAGCAAAGCTGATATAGCTCTTCCTTTTCTCCACCTTCTTCAGGTAATCAACCATCTTGTTTTTGGCAATCGCAAAGAGCAAGGCTCTGAAATTATAAACCAAATCCGGGTCTTTTGCGTAGGTAAACAACGCCAGGAAGGTTTCCTGTATCATATCGTCAATATACAGGTGGTTAGCATTATGGGCTATTCTTATGGCGATAGTTTTTACCGGCTCCCAGTAGCGGTTATGTAATTCCTGAAAGGCGGCATGATCAGAGTTGTGGAGCATAATCCGATATAGCTCCAGGTCTTTCAATTGGGAGTAACGTCTCATGGTAAGATTGTTTGGTTGTTTGTTTTTTCTCTGTGAATTTTCCCTGAAAATCGTGGCAAAATTAAACTGAAATATTTCACATGAGCGGGAAAATATCAGCCATTAACAGCAGTTTAACATTACATTAACCCCCATTTTTTTTATCAAAAATATCACATGAATGCATATTACCTTTTCAGTGTGAGTGCAAGAAAAAGGATTTATTTTTATACAACAAAATTCAGTTTGGGGATAAGGTCAATCATTATAAAGATCTAAAATCGCAACAATAAAATCATATACACGTTAAAGTTATCTCACCGGTACATACAAAAAAAATTGCGGGAATAAATGAAATTCCCGCAAATCATCAATAGTTATCCGACTTACTATAAATTCAACACAGAAAATGGCACTCTTACCGCACGTGGCCGATAAATGTCCGGATCAAACTTATTATTATTACACGCCGCTACGCAAGGCTGGTACGTATTAATACAATAAGTAAACAGGAACTCATTATTCGCATTAAACTCCGGATGAATACACGGCGTGTAAAAAAATGGCGTATGCCCCTGCAACCTGTCCGGGATATTATAAATAACATTCGTACCAATAGCATCCCATCCACTCACCGGACTACTACTTGCCGCTCCGTAAATAGCCGTTCCTCCATCACATACCATATTAAAATTCGTTACTATCATCACATACTTCGTATTCACATAGCTAACACTGATCCCTCCTGATGGTGCAGTCACAATCACAGCAGCTGCTGCCGCAGCAGTGCCCCAGGAAGTGCCATTCCAGAATGTCCAGCTCCCCGGACTATTCTGCGGAAACCTTGCCACATACACATCACACTGCCCAATCGTATTAGGCTTCAATTTTCCACCCCACACATACACATAACCATCCAGGTTCTTCACCATCCCTTTCGTAAAATCAATCCCATTAAAATCAGGCAGTGTAGTATACGAAACCGTATTATCTGCCTCATTCAAGGCAGCCAGGATTTCATTTACCAACTGCCCTGTTGAACTACTCATCTCCAGGCAAACAGTATATACCTTATTGCCTATTTCCACACCCGCAGAAGGCCAGAAATAATTACCCGGTGTAACGGACTGGAACAAATCCGGATTACCGTACAACAACAGATTCGTTGTCTGTGCCGGATCCCAGCTATGATTAGCCGGCTGTATCAACACCGTATTATGCTTATTAAAAATACAGGGTACAGTGCCATCTGAATTCAAGTCATCATAAAAAGTATCATTGAATAGCCATACCACCTTGCCATTAGACAAGGGTACTGAAAGTGCACCATCAAAAGCAATAGAACCAGACGTTCGCCGGAAGAATGCCGTAGCACTGGCATCCTGGTATGGGGCTACAGCGGAATTGGAAACAGCCAGATTTTCATTGGCCTCAGGTCGTGGAGCAATCATTTTGGTACAGGCAAAACATAACATGGTTGCTACCATACCAATGGTTAACTGAGTCTTCATAACATAGTATATTTTGTTTTACAGAATAAACAAAACATTAAACAGACACCCCCATACTCAAGCGCTCAATCAGATCCTTCTGTAAAAATCCGTTTGCAGGCAGTCTGCCACCCAAATTATCAGGAATAGGTCCGGCAATATAGACCTTCGCTCCATCCGCTACCTGGCAGAGCCGCTGGCAAAATTCAATAAAATCCTGTTCCGGAAGTGGATTCGTCAGATTTGTAACGATAAAACTAAAACTGCACGTATGCGTAAGCCGTTCAAGGCTCTCATGTGGAACAGACTGCCCCAGGTAAATTGTTTTATACCCCCGGGCTCTCAATACGTAATTATAAAACAATAAGCTGATTTCATGAAGTTCATTTTCCGGAAGAAATAACAATACTGTTCCCAACGCAGGATCTGGCACCCGGCTGATACGCTCAGTGGCCACTATAATCTTATTTCTGATCAGGTTAGATATGAAGTGTTCCTGGGCTGGACTGATCGTACCTATCTGCCACATAATACCAATCCGGTGAAAGAAAGGAAAAATAAACCGGATAATAGCGTTCTCAAACCCCTCCGCCATCAATATTTCCAGGAAAGCCTTGTTAAACAACTGCTCATCCAGGTCAATTAAGCTCAACAGCAAACTGTCACCATACAAATCCGGATGATTTTTAATGGATAACCCCGCTATTTTCTGCGCGATCTCGTCATCCGTCATCTGGCTTATATGTGAAATCTTAAAACCATGCTGCGTTAACATGCTGATATTCAGCAACCTTCTTAAATCCTCGTTGGAATAATACCGGATATTGGTGTCCGTACGCCCTGGTTGCACAATGCCATACCTCTTCTCCCATATCCTAATCGTATGAGCCTTAATACCAGATAAATTTTCAAGGTCCTTAATCGAATACATTTCAGCTGCCATTACCTTCTCTTTTTACCAGGAAATATTTTTTCAAAAGCACTACCCTTGGTAGCCATGCAAAAATAATTTTTTTGTTTAAAGTTCTTTTTAAAACCTTAAACATTATATTTGTTTAAGAATTTCATAAAAAGATCAAACAAAATGAGCCAAAATGTACTGGTCATCGGTGCCGGATTTGCCGGTTTATCTGCTGCTATCACGCTGGCCAGGCAAGGCCATCATGTAACAGTAGTAGAAAAACATGCTACCCCGGGAGGCAGGGCCAGGGCATTCTCTGAGAAAGGCTTCACATTTGACATGGGCCCCAGTTGGTATTGGATGCCGGAAGTAGCCGCTGACTTCTTCAAACGCAATGACCGTTGTATCGAAGACTACTTTTCCCTCATCAGGCTAGACCCATCCTACCAGGTTATTTTCGGCAAGGATGATTCCATTCTCCTGCCGGCTGCCTTCAGCGAAATATGCCAGTTATTCGACAGTATAGAAAGTGGAAGCGGCGAAAAACTCAGGCAATTTATGGCGGAAGCGGAGTATAAATACAAGACCGCTATGAAGACCTACATCAGCAAACCCGGTCTCCGCATTGGTGAGTTGTGCAATGTAGAGGTACTCCAGTCTTTCCTTAAAATGGATATGCTGCAGTCATTCCGTCATCATGTCAAACATTACTTCAAAGATGAACGCCTGCTGCGTATCATTGAATTTCCGATTCTCTTCCTGGGTGCTACTGCCGACAAAATTCCAGCCATGTACAGCATGATGAACTATGCAGACATGCAACTCGGCACCTGGTACCCCAAAGGAGGAATGGCACAGTTGGCCTGGGCTTTTAATAAACTGGCCACGGAGTCAGGTGTCAAACTGTGCCTGAATACAGAAGTGGAAAAACTGGAAGTAGTAAAGGATAAAGTACTGGGTGCATATACCAGCAAAGGTTTTTTCAGCGCGGATGTTGTCGTTTCCGGTGCCGATTATCATCATACTGACAGGCAATTGTTACCAGCGGATAAAAGTAATTACTCAGCAGCTTATTGGGATAAGCGCACAATGGCTCCTTCCTGCCTGATCTATTATATTGGTGTCAATCGTAAAATACCCCGACTGCAGCATCATAACCTGTTTTTCGAACACGATTTGCAGCAACATGCAGCAAGCATTTACACCAAGCCATCATGGCCCACGCATCCGCTATTCTACCTGTGCTGTCCCTCCAAAACCGATGCTACCGTAGCTCCTGCAGGAATGGAAAATCTTTTCTACCTGATCCCTACAGCACCCGGTCTGGAAGATACACCAGCAATAAGAGAGCAATACCTGAAACAGGTTTTAGCTGAAACAGCAGCATATTGCAATGATAAATTTGAACAGGACATCATCTATTGCAGGTCATACGCATATAGCGATTTCATCAGCGATTACCATGCATATAAAGGTAACGCATATGGGTTAGCCAATACTTTAGGACAAACGGCTTTTCTAAAACCATCTATCCGTCATAAGAAAATCAAGAATCTATTTTTCACCGGTCAGCTCACTGTTCCCGGCCCGGGAGTACCGCCTGCAATTCTTTCAGGAGAAATGGTAGCCAATTACATTTCAAGTCTAAAATTCGGCAAACATGAAGTTACTATTTGATAAGTTAAGCGCACAATGTAGTAAATTAACAACAGAGGAATACAGCACTTCGTTCTCACTTGGCATCAGGCTGCTGAATAAAAAATTTCATGCGCCCATTTATGCCATTTATGGATTCGTTCGTTTTGCAGATGAGATAGTCGACTCTTTTCATGATTATGATAAAGCAGCCCTGCTGCGGCATTTCAGAGAAGAAACCTACAGGGCTATCAAAGACCGGATCAGTTTAAATCCTATCTTAAATAGTTTTCAGCAAGTCTTTCATGATTATAATATAGAACAGGAGTTGGTGGACACATTTCTTGATAGTATGGAAATGGACCTCCACCAGCATTTTTATACCCGCAGTATTTATGAGCAATACATACTGGGTAGCGCAGAAGTAGTGGGACTGATGTGCCTGAAGGTTTTTACGGAAAACAATCATGACCTGTATTGCCATTTGCGTGCTGCCGCCATGAAACTGGGAGCAGCCTTTCAAAAGGTGAACTTCCTGCGCGATGTAAAGGCTGACAGCCAGGAACTGGGCAGGCATTATTTCCCCCTGGTCAACCTGAATGATTTTACCAACAAGGATAAATCAGCCATTGAATCTGAAATCGCCAATGATTTCAGAGAAGCACTGCCAGGCATCATGCAACTGCCACTCAGCTCCCGGAAAGGCGTGTACCTTGCCTATACCTATTACCAGGTATTGTTCAAAAAAATCAAAAGCCTGCCAGCGCAACGAATTATGACAGAACGCATCAGGGTGCCTAATACCCATAAAATCGGCATCATGTTACAAACCTTGTTCTTTCCATCAAACCTTATTCAGCAATGAACCACTACCTGATTTTACTATGCACATTGCTGGCCGGTTTTGCCGGGATGGAAGGAATCGCATGGCTTACACATAAATACATCATGCATGGACCGCTCTGGAACCTGCATAGAGATCATCATCGTAAAGATGAAGGGCAGTTCCTGGAAAAAAATGACTTCTTCTTCCTGATCTTTGCCATACCCGGAATCGCATTATTCCTGCTGGGCACCATCTATAAAAGCTTTCCTGTTATAGGACTGGCATCAGGTATTACCCTGTATGGTTTTACTTATTTTATGGTACATGACGTATTCGTGCATCAGCGTTTTAAATGGTTCAGGCATAGCAATCATCCTTATTTAAGAGCACTGAGAAGAGCACATAAAATACATCATAAACACCTGGGAAAAGAACAAGGAGAATGCTTTGGTATGCTGTTTTTCCCGGGTAAATATTTCAGAGAAGTTTCAAACAAGCATAAAAATGAAGTTCACGTACCTGGCGATAGATATTAGCGCGATCATAGTACCATTGATCGCTTCTTTTCATCCCAGGATCAGGTATTATCAACAGTGGGGTATGGCATTCACTTCATTACTGATATCCGGCCTGTTATTCATAATATGGGATATCTATTTTACACACGCCGGTGTATGGGGCTTTAACCAGGATTACCTGCTGGGGATGCAATTGTTCAATTTACCGGTGGAAGAGATCTTATTTTTCCTGTGTATTCCTTATGCCTGCATGTTTTCCTA
This window of the Chitinophaga sancti genome carries:
- a CDS encoding RNA polymerase sigma factor, whose amino-acid sequence is MRRYSQLKDLELYRIMLHNSDHAAFQELHNRYWEPVKTIAIRIAHNANHLYIDDMIQETFLALFTYAKDPDLVYNFRALLFAIAKNKMVDYLKKVEKRKSYISFADYETNSTADRSTDSDIIAKELDRIIEKIKAEMPAAMRKIFVMSREEKLDNDEIAYRLNISPETVKNQLHKALKRLRIVKLVLIFCFLQLLRHLLKL
- a CDS encoding SusC/RagA family TonB-linked outer membrane protein — protein: MKGILTIVYCFLFCNQLKAQLIDLDLQGQYLSAVKLIIHTKTRCNLTIDRGISQAVGPIYFKCSRMPLKDALKKMLNEDLYAFTIEGNSVHIERRTFPQKNGSSLLPDSTALRDLRGIVVDTANRPLPGATIFIKSRKEFSVASNDGTFKLSGVTMLDTVMISYMGYETRNFVCSEGVFLKCILLRIYHELEPFSSKGYYSVPRKLNPGRVSGIKARDIQGQPVSDPLMALDGRSAGVTVSPGSGIAGSFIGVNVEGINSMANGNSPLFIVDGVPLAMSIPNQLPNAAGSISSMQLLQPENIESVDVLKDADASAIYGSRGANGIILVKTKRPAAGKTSLNMMVYSGQGKITRGLKLMNTQQYLAMRHEALRNDTLTPGMNDYDLTRWDTTRYTDWQKTFLGGHSNVLNASGTLSGGNQQTQFSFGGGYRRETAVFSHNFASTTLSADMSVLHVSEDKKTNIDIGLHYMNNDNQLPVSDITPKVLLAPNAPSLFTASGDLNWEDTSFENPYGQFRQRYQALFNHFLGSFKLTYKLLPKLKLSANLGYNYIQLDERLVIPTSSMSPLYSSISAAREHRKGSNVNQSWIVEPQANYSLNLGNAQKIDLLAGITLQQSKQHQYLLVATNFESDALIENVSMATIKTTNTDENVYRYKGVYARLGYNYKDLLCLNFTGRHDGSSRFSAAKRSEFFGSAAAAWIFSNMPAFRHIPLISFGKVYANIGRTGNDQFSDYQFYDTYTLSTGYGGVPGLERTQLTNYLYKWEILIKSSVGIELCFNQRYTLAANYFRNHTRNQLIKYELPAITGYKYTTENLPAVVQNHGLELEFEAQQIQRENFRWEHAFNLTVPYNKLVYYPNIASSIYASIYEVGQPLNARFVYEFKGINPNTGIAEFKDVNQDLKVDKLDRTAKVIGPKFFAGWGNRFTYKRLSLDVFFQLVKQTGYYVPNVDLMPGSFSSSGGNLPLSNDHRWTKPGDEAIVQKYAAGSKAAEDAATQYNQSDASIVDASYIRLKNLSISWDLPLLWSTRVKIKSASLFLNSQNLATWTSYKGMDPQVQSFHSTYRQPPQRVIVAGLRISL
- a CDS encoding phytoene desaturase family protein, with product MSQNVLVIGAGFAGLSAAITLARQGHHVTVVEKHATPGGRARAFSEKGFTFDMGPSWYWMPEVAADFFKRNDRCIEDYFSLIRLDPSYQVIFGKDDSILLPAAFSEICQLFDSIESGSGEKLRQFMAEAEYKYKTAMKTYISKPGLRIGELCNVEVLQSFLKMDMLQSFRHHVKHYFKDERLLRIIEFPILFLGATADKIPAMYSMMNYADMQLGTWYPKGGMAQLAWAFNKLATESGVKLCLNTEVEKLEVVKDKVLGAYTSKGFFSADVVVSGADYHHTDRQLLPADKSNYSAAYWDKRTMAPSCLIYYIGVNRKIPRLQHHNLFFEHDLQQHAASIYTKPSWPTHPLFYLCCPSKTDATVAPAGMENLFYLIPTAPGLEDTPAIREQYLKQVLAETAAYCNDKFEQDIIYCRSYAYSDFISDYHAYKGNAYGLANTLGQTAFLKPSIRHKKIKNLFFTGQLTVPGPGVPPAILSGEMVANYISSLKFGKHEVTI
- a CDS encoding MerR family transcriptional regulator, with translation MAAEMYSIKDLENLSGIKAHTIRIWEKRYGIVQPGRTDTNIRYYSNEDLRRLLNISMLTQHGFKISHISQMTDDEIAQKIAGLSIKNHPDLYGDSLLLSLIDLDEQLFNKAFLEILMAEGFENAIIRFIFPFFHRIGIMWQIGTISPAQEHFISNLIRNKIIVATERISRVPDPALGTVLLFLPENELHEISLLFYNYVLRARGYKTIYLGQSVPHESLERLTHTCSFSFIVTNLTNPLPEQDFIEFCQRLCQVADGAKVYIAGPIPDNLGGRLPANGFLQKDLIERLSMGVSV
- a CDS encoding FecR family protein, with translation MTPQEAENLLARYVAQQCTQDEENLVNSWLNKVLEERKFPESFSMDMTTKAEDWEKLIAEKNRRMPVYEPRTRSIIRPAAVATAIAAVAIGIVALVYYQPFTKVRDVNMAAANKDTTITHQKKDFKTVLPDGSIVYLNGASKLRYPKGLTDKERNVFLEGEAYFEVRADRNRPFIVSCSGQQLQVIGTHFNVRSYNGEDVVTTLVEGAVKVTNTRNKNQEIRLQPGDQSTLNAAGFEVKQVDPNSVISWKNEFVFNETPLKTALKELARWYDVGVDSSRMENVPTLDAVYGKEEPLPKLLKEISRSTKVNVLLRNNVITVE
- a CDS encoding sterol desaturase family protein, yielding MNHYLILLCTLLAGFAGMEGIAWLTHKYIMHGPLWNLHRDHHRKDEGQFLEKNDFFFLIFAIPGIALFLLGTIYKSFPVIGLASGITLYGFTYFMVHDVFVHQRFKWFRHSNHPYLRALRRAHKIHHKHLGKEQGECFGMLFFPGKYFREVSNKHKNEVHVPGDRY
- a CDS encoding phytoene/squalene synthase family protein — encoded protein: MKLLFDKLSAQCSKLTTEEYSTSFSLGIRLLNKKFHAPIYAIYGFVRFADEIVDSFHDYDKAALLRHFREETYRAIKDRISLNPILNSFQQVFHDYNIEQELVDTFLDSMEMDLHQHFYTRSIYEQYILGSAEVVGLMCLKVFTENNHDLYCHLRAAAMKLGAAFQKVNFLRDVKADSQELGRHYFPLVNLNDFTNKDKSAIESEIANDFREALPGIMQLPLSSRKGVYLAYTYYQVLFKKIKSLPAQRIMTERIRVPNTHKIGIMLQTLFFPSNLIQQ
- a CDS encoding DUF4185 domain-containing protein, whose product is MKTQLTIGMVATMLCFACTKMIAPRPEANENLAVSNSAVAPYQDASATAFFRRTSGSIAFDGALSVPLSNGKVVWLFNDTFYDDLNSDGTVPCIFNKHNTVLIQPANHSWDPAQTTNLLLYGNPDLFQSVTPGNYFWPSAGVEIGNKVYTVCLEMSSSTGQLVNEILAALNEADNTVSYTTLPDFNGIDFTKGMVKNLDGYVYVWGGKLKPNTIGQCDVYVARFPQNSPGSWTFWNGTSWGTAAAAAAVIVTAPSGGISVSYVNTKYVMIVTNFNMVCDGGTAIYGAASSSPVSGWDAIGTNVIYNIPDRLQGHTPFFYTPCIHPEFNANNEFLFTYCINTYQPCVAACNNNKFDPDIYRPRAVRVPFSVLNL